From a region of the Corallococcus coralloides DSM 2259 genome:
- a CDS encoding peptide ABC transporter substrate-binding protein: MAAACGPCGFQPEPGVKVVVPAMPTTLDWSHSDPQSWVNYPVMLATQKGLTTLGADHSVQPGLAERWEREADAAGHEVYTFHLREDVTWSDGSPVMARDFVFGWHRALLGRERGEMADLQGAEEVLALLERGAPEAEVTAALSRVGVEAVDARTLRVTLVRPRSYFLARLANVYLFFPAPSADLEGKSDEAVRDYFDRPRDGRPLAVGPYRVERWDRAGERVRLVYNPRSAFPPPMGPGETPAPVLTLMKSEIGPALYERGRVDFVFVDSAAALRGMKAADLKREPLLSTYFLAFNTERPPLDRPEVRRALARALDREALLAGLLPAARATNVLLPPELPDAATPEQAARLPRYEPERAKAELAGGKGVDRPLRLVVKAGDSFVPEEALAERIAAQLAKVGVQVVVDSRSDYSAEVARRTPQGPRAYDLYLRRLGADYAHPNTFFTLFERQGNHQTGWETQGGGEPMRRFEQLLEEADGDPDPVHARELYAKAQEVLVGEEAVIAPLYHPDRYFRARARLHGLDVDPFNFLALRALRLGPDETPSARAEGQGP; this comes from the coding sequence ATGGCCGCGGCCTGCGGGCCGTGCGGCTTCCAGCCCGAGCCGGGCGTGAAGGTGGTGGTGCCGGCGATGCCCACCACGCTCGACTGGAGCCATTCGGATCCGCAGAGCTGGGTGAACTACCCGGTGATGCTGGCCACGCAGAAGGGGCTCACCACGTTGGGGGCGGACCACTCGGTCCAGCCGGGCCTGGCGGAGCGGTGGGAGCGTGAAGCGGACGCGGCCGGGCATGAGGTCTACACGTTCCACCTGCGTGAGGATGTGACGTGGTCGGACGGCTCTCCCGTCATGGCGCGCGACTTCGTCTTCGGGTGGCACCGGGCGCTCCTGGGCCGCGAGCGCGGCGAGATGGCGGATCTCCAGGGCGCGGAGGAGGTGCTCGCGCTGCTGGAGCGCGGGGCGCCGGAGGCGGAGGTGACGGCGGCGCTGTCGCGGGTCGGGGTGGAGGCGGTGGATGCGCGGACGCTGCGGGTGACGCTGGTGCGGCCCCGGAGCTACTTCCTGGCGCGGCTCGCGAACGTGTACCTGTTCTTTCCCGCGCCTTCGGCGGACCTGGAGGGGAAGTCGGACGAAGCGGTGCGCGACTACTTCGACCGGCCTCGCGACGGGCGCCCGCTGGCGGTGGGGCCTTACCGGGTCGAGCGGTGGGACCGCGCGGGGGAGCGCGTGCGGCTGGTCTACAACCCGCGCAGTGCGTTCCCTCCGCCGATGGGCCCTGGAGAGACGCCAGCGCCGGTGCTGACGCTGATGAAGTCGGAGATCGGTCCTGCGCTGTATGAGCGGGGCCGGGTGGACTTCGTGTTCGTGGACAGCGCGGCGGCGCTGCGCGGGATGAAGGCGGCGGACCTGAAGCGGGAGCCGCTGTTGTCCACGTACTTCCTGGCCTTCAACACGGAGCGTCCGCCGTTGGACCGGCCGGAGGTGCGCCGGGCGCTGGCTCGGGCGTTGGACCGGGAGGCGCTGCTCGCAGGGCTGTTGCCGGCCGCGCGTGCGACGAACGTGTTGCTGCCGCCGGAGTTGCCGGATGCGGCGACGCCGGAGCAGGCGGCCCGGCTGCCTCGCTATGAGCCGGAGCGGGCGAAGGCGGAACTGGCGGGGGGGAAGGGGGTGGACCGGCCGCTGCGGCTGGTGGTGAAGGCGGGGGATTCGTTCGTGCCGGAGGAGGCGCTGGCGGAGCGCATCGCGGCGCAGCTCGCGAAGGTGGGCGTGCAGGTGGTGGTGGATTCGCGGTCGGACTACTCCGCGGAGGTGGCGCGCAGGACGCCGCAGGGACCGCGTGCGTATGACCTGTACCTGCGGCGGTTGGGCGCGGACTACGCGCACCCGAACACGTTCTTCACGCTGTTCGAGCGGCAGGGCAACCACCAGACGGGTTGGGAGACGCAGGGCGGCGGCGAGCCGATGCGCCGCTTCGAGCAGCTGCTGGAGGAGGCGGACGGTGACCCCGACCCCGTGCACGCGCGCGAGCTGTACGCGAAGGCCCAGGAGGTGCTGGTAGGGGAGGAGGCCGTCATCGCGCCGCTGTACCACCCGGACCGCTACTTCCGGGCACGGGCGCGGCTGCACGGCCTGGACGTGGATCCGTTCAACTTCCTCGCGTTGCGCGCGCTGCGGCTGGGGCCGGATGAAACGCCCTCGGCCCGTGCGGAAGGGCAGGGGCCCTAG
- a CDS encoding ABC transporter permease subunit — translation MRLIATRLVRQLVLVPVVAVASYFLMAALPLTTESDNKRQVSPELAASYQRDLGIGEPLGFMRPWEKLFAGERLGTSAQGITGDELLQKLSGSVGVGLVALPLALAWAVGFALLRTRWRRGRFAVLGDVLPAIAFGTPVFIPALLLAPAVVERGHLLPELCAAVVIAIWPGTFLGTLVGDALETELSRDYVRTALSKGLDSGTVLRRHVLPNVWPALLDAVTPVATALLAGSFAAERVFGLPYFGQLYVLAVLNKQVAVVVVSTTTFATVLVVVSLTVELLRMLVDPRAREARA, via the coding sequence ATGCGCCTCATCGCGACGCGCCTCGTGCGCCAGCTCGTGCTCGTGCCGGTGGTGGCGGTGGCCTCGTACTTCCTCATGGCCGCGCTGCCGCTCACCACGGAGAGCGACAACAAACGGCAGGTGTCTCCGGAGCTGGCGGCTTCGTATCAGCGCGACCTGGGCATCGGTGAACCGCTCGGGTTCATGCGGCCCTGGGAGAAGCTCTTCGCCGGGGAGCGCCTGGGCACCAGCGCACAGGGCATCACCGGCGATGAGCTGCTCCAGAAACTCTCCGGCAGCGTGGGCGTGGGCCTCGTCGCGCTTCCCCTCGCGCTTGCCTGGGCCGTGGGCTTCGCGCTCCTTCGCACCCGTTGGCGGCGGGGACGCTTCGCCGTGCTCGGGGACGTGCTCCCCGCCATCGCGTTCGGGACGCCCGTGTTCATCCCCGCGCTGCTCCTGGCCCCCGCAGTGGTGGAGCGCGGACACCTGCTGCCGGAGCTGTGCGCGGCGGTCGTCATCGCCATCTGGCCGGGGACCTTCCTGGGCACGCTCGTGGGGGATGCCCTGGAGACGGAGCTGTCCCGCGACTACGTGCGCACCGCGCTCAGCAAGGGCCTGGACTCCGGCACCGTGCTGCGCCGCCATGTCCTCCCCAATGTGTGGCCCGCGCTCCTGGACGCCGTGACGCCCGTCGCCACCGCGCTGCTCGCGGGCTCGTTCGCCGCGGAGCGCGTCTTCGGCCTGCCGTACTTCGGTCAGCTCTACGTGCTCGCCGTGCTCAACAAGCAGGTCGCCGTCGTCGTCGTGTCCACCACCACCTTCGCCACCGTGCTCGTCGTCGTGAGCCTCACCGTGGAGCTCTTGCGCATGCTCGTGGATCCCCGCGCCCGGGAGGCCCGCGCTTGA
- a CDS encoding ABC transporter permease subunit, with protein sequence MSRIPLRAWVGLVLLVGLGALSLVAGRLFPEALANTCPLGWDLNRPDRSVCVLAFGGLWVSLAIGLAAGALSTVLGLAVAALARLSGGVTEQVLLRAVDAVFALPDVLVVMVLQLAGQSLMDAGMGGGLGPFGLMVTSLALVGWAGPARMFRDRLATLEGQEYVAAARALGGGGVHILRVHLWPLLRPFVLAVFLSRLPSAILTESTVSFFGIARMEPMSLGRYLGTSYAALIYEGGGRVVIPAWGLLVLLVLGASLASQALGGGTRREV encoded by the coding sequence TTGAGCCGCATCCCGCTGCGCGCCTGGGTGGGGCTGGTCCTCCTCGTGGGCCTGGGGGCCTTGAGCCTCGTGGCCGGCCGCCTGTTCCCCGAAGCCCTCGCGAACACCTGTCCGCTCGGCTGGGACCTGAACCGCCCGGACCGGAGCGTGTGCGTGCTGGCCTTCGGCGGCCTGTGGGTGTCGCTGGCCATCGGGCTCGCGGCCGGCGCGCTGTCCACCGTGCTGGGGCTGGCCGTCGCGGCGCTCGCGCGGCTGTCCGGCGGGGTGACGGAGCAGGTGCTCCTGCGCGCGGTGGACGCCGTGTTCGCCCTCCCGGATGTCCTCGTGGTGATGGTGCTCCAGCTCGCGGGCCAGTCCCTGATGGACGCGGGCATGGGCGGTGGCCTGGGGCCCTTTGGCTTGATGGTGACGTCCCTGGCCCTTGTGGGCTGGGCCGGCCCCGCGCGCATGTTCCGCGACCGCCTGGCCACGCTGGAGGGCCAGGAGTACGTGGCCGCGGCTCGGGCCCTGGGCGGCGGGGGTGTGCACATCCTTCGCGTCCATCTGTGGCCGCTGTTGCGCCCCTTCGTGCTGGCCGTGTTCCTGAGCCGCCTGCCGAGCGCCATCCTCACCGAGTCCACGGTGAGCTTCTTCGGCATCGCCCGCATGGAGCCCATGTCCCTGGGCCGCTACCTGGGCACGTCCTACGCCGCGCTCATCTACGAGGGCGGCGGCCGCGTGGTGATTCCCGCCTGGGGACTGCTCGTGCTGCTGGTGCTTGGCGCCTCGCTCGCTTCCCAGGCGTTGGGGGGAGGTACCCGTCGCGAAGTGTGA
- a CDS encoding response regulator, whose amino-acid sequence MSLPTEEIPLSPARDERPRDDGLRKETVRGSVLVVEDDAAHRELLVELVSTWGYDAMPVGSAEEAEFAVRNKRMDAAIVDVFLPGRSGTTLMSKLREKFPQAVLIGVSAMSDAATARKCKGLGADLFIGKPLDPEKLAKALKSKHQSWH is encoded by the coding sequence ATGTCCCTCCCCACGGAAGAAATCCCCCTCTCGCCTGCCCGTGATGAGCGTCCGCGTGATGACGGCCTGCGCAAGGAGACCGTCAGGGGTTCGGTGCTGGTGGTGGAAGACGACGCCGCGCACCGCGAGCTCCTGGTGGAGCTGGTGAGCACCTGGGGCTACGACGCCATGCCCGTGGGCAGCGCCGAGGAGGCCGAGTTCGCCGTGCGCAACAAGCGCATGGACGCCGCCATCGTGGACGTGTTCCTCCCCGGCCGCAGCGGCACCACGCTCATGTCCAAGCTGCGCGAGAAGTTCCCGCAGGCGGTGCTCATCGGCGTGAGCGCCATGAGCGACGCGGCCACCGCTCGCAAGTGCAAGGGCCTGGGCGCGGACCTCTTCATCGGCAAGCCGTTGGATCCGGAGAAGCTGGCCAAGGCGCTGAAGTCCAAGCACCAGAGCTGGCACTGA
- a CDS encoding YqgE/AlgH family protein — translation MKNLASGFLLAMPQLGDPNFYRSVILMIEHGETGSMGLVVNRGAPLTLGELARGQSMDISTDRVSQPVFVGGPVEPQRGFVLHDDESVAEKHSVLPGLYLSVTLDALGPLLQRTSPRVRFCLGYAGWGPKQLENEIAAGSWLYADATADAVLGQDPAKLWDATLRGLGVDPAMLVMGKGMN, via the coding sequence GTGAAGAACCTCGCCTCCGGCTTCCTGCTGGCCATGCCCCAGCTTGGAGACCCGAACTTCTACCGGTCGGTCATCCTGATGATCGAACACGGGGAGACGGGCTCCATGGGGCTCGTCGTGAACCGGGGAGCGCCCCTGACGCTCGGTGAGCTGGCGCGCGGTCAGTCGATGGACATCTCGACGGACCGCGTGTCGCAGCCGGTGTTCGTGGGCGGCCCGGTGGAGCCCCAGCGGGGCTTCGTCCTGCATGACGATGAATCCGTCGCGGAGAAGCACTCCGTCCTGCCGGGCCTCTACCTGAGCGTCACGCTGGACGCGCTGGGGCCTCTCTTGCAGCGGACGAGTCCGCGCGTGCGCTTCTGCCTGGGGTACGCGGGCTGGGGCCCCAAGCAGCTGGAGAATGAAATCGCCGCGGGCTCGTGGCTGTACGCCGATGCCACCGCGGACGCGGTGCTGGGACAGGACCCGGCGAAGTTGTGGGATGCCACCCTGCGCGGACTGGGCGTGGACCCGGCCATGCTGGTGATGGGAAAGGGGATGAACTGA
- a CDS encoding BolA family protein, with amino-acid sequence MLDAETLRRYLLDALPGSEVELNDTTGTGDHFEARVISPAFTGKSMVEQHQLVYAPLQQWLKSGELHALALKTYSPEQWKKLGPR; translated from the coding sequence ATGCTCGACGCCGAGACGCTTCGCCGTTACCTCCTGGACGCCCTGCCGGGCTCGGAGGTGGAGTTGAACGACACCACGGGGACGGGAGACCACTTCGAGGCGCGCGTCATCTCCCCCGCCTTCACCGGCAAGTCGATGGTGGAACAGCACCAGCTGGTGTACGCGCCGCTGCAGCAGTGGCTGAAGTCGGGCGAACTGCACGCGCTGGCGCTCAAGACCTATTCGCCCGAGCAGTGGAAGAAGCTCGGGCCCCGCTGA
- the grxD gene encoding Grx4 family monothiol glutaredoxin, with amino-acid sequence MDPTLKAQFDETVKSHPIVLFMKGNALFPQCGFSARALQLLQPLGPVHTVDVLADPNVRQGIKDYSNWPTIPQVYIHGKFVGGSDILMELAERGELQDLVAAGGK; translated from the coding sequence ATGGATCCGACCCTCAAGGCCCAGTTCGACGAGACGGTGAAGTCGCACCCCATCGTCCTCTTCATGAAGGGCAACGCCCTGTTCCCCCAGTGCGGCTTCTCCGCGCGCGCGCTCCAGCTGCTCCAGCCGCTGGGCCCGGTGCACACCGTTGACGTGCTGGCGGACCCCAACGTGCGCCAGGGCATCAAGGACTACTCCAACTGGCCCACCATTCCGCAGGTCTACATCCACGGGAAGTTCGTGGGTGGCTCCGACATCCTGATGGAGCTGGCCGAGCGCGGCGAGCTGCAGGACCTGGTCGCCGCCGGCGGCAAGTAG
- a CDS encoding DUF2914 domain-containing protein yields MLTVTPPESKPQDASNEAPGVPVEGGPLPPGANVVVATPGAAVADPDDLVSTEKTPTLVDRVQAFRAKYEKQEMALFFFAGFLYDVLTLSPIDDALTEVQNFVYLAILAGLLVLEQRYAEGVEPPKLLVKVWRFREDALHFFMGSLLSAFTLFLFKSSSGFTPLLFMAGMFGLLVANELPRFRQLGPVIRVAVFSLCVTLYFASLLPVLFGRVGWWIFTLSVVLGCGSIYGLLRVLKRWRPDEKALLRTVAVPGFGAQAVLLGCYFVGVIPPVPLAVQYSGIYHQVKRVSPGVYHLTSEAQPWWKVWTAFHHGDQDFMVRPGEQPVYFFRIFAPKGFEPYRVRVRWYFDHPEKGWTALGKGFLASVSSNGSEGGYRYYAQPGTTPKPGDWRVVLETEAGHEINRLNFTVTEDTRTEPREEKVDVSVLKVTRPISLEDWQKLQPEPVAAAAAPTPATAPAP; encoded by the coding sequence GTGCTCACCGTCACACCGCCTGAGTCGAAGCCGCAGGACGCGTCCAACGAAGCGCCCGGAGTGCCGGTCGAGGGGGGCCCCCTTCCTCCCGGCGCGAACGTCGTGGTGGCCACGCCCGGCGCCGCGGTCGCGGATCCGGACGACCTGGTCAGCACGGAGAAGACGCCCACGCTGGTGGACCGCGTGCAGGCCTTCCGCGCGAAGTACGAGAAGCAGGAGATGGCCCTCTTCTTCTTCGCGGGCTTTCTCTACGACGTCCTCACGCTGAGCCCCATCGACGATGCGCTCACGGAGGTGCAGAACTTCGTCTACCTGGCCATCCTCGCGGGCCTGCTGGTGCTGGAGCAGCGCTACGCCGAAGGCGTGGAGCCGCCGAAGCTGCTGGTCAAGGTATGGCGCTTCCGCGAGGACGCGCTGCACTTCTTCATGGGCAGCCTGCTGAGCGCGTTCACGCTGTTCCTCTTCAAGAGCTCGTCGGGCTTCACGCCGCTCCTGTTCATGGCGGGCATGTTCGGGCTGCTGGTGGCCAACGAGCTGCCGCGCTTCCGTCAGCTGGGCCCCGTCATCCGCGTGGCCGTCTTCAGCCTGTGCGTGACGCTGTACTTCGCGTCGCTGCTGCCGGTGCTCTTTGGGCGGGTGGGGTGGTGGATCTTCACGCTGTCCGTCGTGCTGGGCTGCGGGAGCATCTATGGGCTGCTTCGCGTGCTCAAGCGGTGGCGCCCGGATGAGAAGGCGCTGCTGCGCACGGTGGCGGTGCCCGGCTTCGGCGCGCAGGCGGTGCTGCTCGGGTGCTACTTCGTGGGCGTGATTCCGCCGGTGCCCCTGGCGGTGCAATACAGCGGCATCTACCACCAGGTGAAGCGCGTCTCCCCGGGCGTGTATCACCTGACGTCGGAGGCGCAGCCCTGGTGGAAGGTCTGGACGGCGTTCCACCACGGCGACCAGGACTTCATGGTGCGGCCGGGCGAGCAGCCCGTGTACTTCTTCCGCATCTTCGCGCCCAAGGGCTTCGAGCCGTACCGCGTGCGCGTGCGCTGGTACTTCGACCATCCGGAGAAGGGCTGGACGGCGCTGGGCAAGGGCTTCCTCGCCTCGGTGAGCAGCAACGGCTCGGAGGGTGGCTACCGCTACTACGCGCAGCCGGGCACCACGCCCAAGCCGGGCGACTGGCGCGTCGTGCTGGAGACGGAGGCCGGGCATGAAATCAACCGCCTGAACTTCACCGTCACCGAGGACACGCGCACCGAACCGCGCGAGGAGAAGGTGGACGTGTCCGTGCTCAAGGTCACCAGGCCCATCTCGCTGGAGGACTGGCAGAAGCTCCAGCCCGAGCCGGTGGCGGCCGCCGCGGCTCCGACGCCCGCTACGGCGCCGGCGCCTTGA